In the genome of Sulfurimonas sp., the window GATATAGTTAATTTTTTCATTTTAAATACTCCTTAATATTCTTTCCGCTGTAATATAGCAGTTCAGCTTTTTTTACTTCATGATCGTAAAGTGCTCTTTTATAGCCGCGGCTGGCTTCAAACTTTTCACTTAAAGCTTGTAGATATGCTATGTTGTCTACTATGCCGTTTTGGTAACGAAGTTTTATAAGCTCATAAGTTGAACTGGCTGCATCTAGTGTAGATTTTGTAGCTTCTATTTTTACTTTTGAGATCTCTAAAGATTTAAGTGCTAGTCTGTAATCAACATCGGCAACTGCTTTTTGATGCTCTAGGAGACTTTTTTGACTTAGATACTGCTCATATGTAGCTTCATAGTTTTTCGTAGTTGCTCCAAAGTCAAGAATATTCCAAGAGATGTTAAGAGTAGCTATATTTTGATTTTCTATAAGTGTCCCCATGTTTAAAGACTTATTATCAAATGTATAATCGCTATGACTTAGAGTGTCGTCAAAAAACAAAGTAGGGTAGTTCTGACTTCTTACAGATTCTGCACTGTGTTTTATAGCACTTGCTTCAAACTCAAGTTTTTCAATATCAGCTCTAGGTTCTTGACTCTCTTCACCTAAGTAGTTAATAGTTGAGTCCTCCGTAATAGTGTCTATTTTTTTAGTTGTATAATACTCAAGAGTGTGTAGTACTTTTTGAATATTTAGCTCAATCTCCTGAAGTGATACATTTGAATTTTTTACACGTGAATCTATTTTTAAAACTTCATCTTTAGTAGCTGAACCGCTTTTAAAAAACATATTCAGTCTTGCTAACTCTGCTTTCAACTGCTCCATCTCTTGCTCAGTTGCTTTTTTGTCAGAAAGCAAAGAAAGGTATTCAAAATATAGTCTTGACACATCTAAAGATATATCGTTTTTTAAAGCTTCCAAATTCTTTTCTTGGGCATCTATATTTGATTTTAACTGATTGTAAAGATCAGATTTTTTTCCGCCGTCATAAATAGTATATTTTAAATTACCATACGCTTTAATGGTATTTTGCGGAAGTGCTGCTGATTCTTTAGAAGCATATTGGGCACTTGCACCGATTTCTATAGTTGGCAGATAGGAACTTTGTGTACTGTCGTAACTTTTTTCACTTGCATTTAATGAGTGCTTAGCAGATTTTACCAGTCTGTTCTCATGTGCAATATCAACTAGTTCATTTAATGAGTAAGCATATATAAATGCAGGTAAAGAAAGTATAACTATTATATTTCTCAAAAAATCTCCCTTATTGTATTTTGTAGAATATTATCAAAACAGAACTTAAAAGTATCTTTCTAGAAAGATATAATTTCTGCTATAATTTCAAAATGGAAAATAACTATGTAAATCAAGACCTAATAACAAACTTTTATCAAAAACATTCAGAAGGAATTCTTCCGGATATTTCTCTAATGACTATCCCGATCACACTTATACAAAAAAGTATTTATGGCCATGCAGAAGATTTTCTAAAAGAGAAGTTTGATATGCTGCATTCGGAAGTTAATGTTCTAGCCTCTCTATATACTAATGGAAAAGTATTAAGCCCGACTCAATTATATGACTTTACTATTTTTTCATCTGGAGGGATGACAAAACTTCTTAAAAGATTAGAAGCCAGAGGATATATAACAAGAAAACCAGATACAAAAGATAAACGTTGTATGTTGGTATGTTTAACTGATAGTGGAGAAGAGACTATAAAAACTATATTATTTGATGTATCAAAAGAGTGCTCTAGCTATTTTGAAGTATTAGATAATCAGGAAAAAGAACTTCTATCATCTTTACTAAAAAAAGTTCTTTTAAATATCAATAAAGTTGAATGCTCTATAGAAAAAAATAAAACTAAGAAATAACTATTTTTGAAAAATCAAGTGTTACTGTAGTACCTTGGTTTTTATCTGAATCAATATCAATAATAATCCCATATTCACTGCAAATATTATTTACAATGTCTAAACCGATACCAAAACCGCCTTCATAGTTGTTGGCTCGATAATAGCGTTGAAATATATTTTCTACATCCTCTTTTGAAATACCTATACCGCTATCTTTAAATATAAGTTTATCTCCATCTATTGAGATCTCTAGATCGCCTGATGGTTTATTGTATTTTATAGCGTTTGATATCAAATTACTTACAAGCCTTTGAATACTTTCTTTATCAATATTTACAAATAACTCTTTTAACTCTTTGTGAAGAGTTATTCCTTTTTTGTGTGCAAGTTGTTCATATAGATTTAATTCATCTTCTATAACATCTTTAAGATTTATCTTTTGAATTTGCTTGTCTGAATTGTTTAATAGTAGATATGTCAGGTCTGAATAGATCTTGTTTATTCTTTTTGCACTAAGATCTATCCTTTGGGATATATTTTTGTCTATATTCTCTTTTTTAAGTGAATTAACACTCATAATAAGCGCACTTAATGGCGTATTTAGCTCATGAGTAGTGTCTTTTATGAACTTGTCTAGCTTTATCCTTTCGCTCTGTATTGGTATTAAAAATAGTTTTCCAAGAAAATAACCTACAAATGATATTATTAATATTGCAAAAACAGAGGTTATGATTATATTGTATTGAATTTTCTCCAATACATAATCATTATTTTTGGTTTTTAGAACTATATATTTTACTCCGTGATGCAGTTGTGCAGCCTCTGATATAAAATAACTGTTTTTAGAACTTTGGTAAAAAGACTTCTCAAAGATGATATGTTCAATATCATCTCCTATTATTTTGTCTTTATTCGTATTAAAAAATGCTACCTGATACTTTTCAAGATTAGGTAGTTCTAATTCATTATTAGTCATATATGATGTAATTACTTTTGCAGCAATCTGTAATGCAGCGTTTTGCATACTATCTTTTTGATGAGACATTATCTGCTTTGCTTCAAAGTTATAAACTAAAAATCCTATAGATATGATCAAAAGAAGTGATGAGCTGAAATAAAGTCCTAAAAACTTATAAAAAAGTTTTTTTTCACTAGATGTTAAGTCTATAGCCGACTCCTTTTTGTGAACTTATAAACTCTTTACCTACTAGATTACGAATATTTTTTATATATGTCCTAATCGTAGCATCTGTTGGTATATTACTTGTTTGCCATATATTGTTTATAAGTTCCTCTTGAGATATAAATCTGTTAGGATTGTTAGCAAAATACTTTAGTATATCAAACTCTTTTTTTGGAATACTCAACATTTTATCTTTAACTTTTAGAGTATGTGCGGTTGGGTCAATCTCTATATCTTTGGTTAGTGCTATTATGTCACTTTTTAAATTATGCACTTTTATCAAGTGTTCTATTCTTACATCTAACTCGATCAAATCAAATGGTTTTTTTAAATAATCATCTGCCCCTATATTAAAAGCTTCCTTGACATCTTCTGCAGTGTTTAGGGAAGTTATAAATATGCTTGGAATGTTTATTGAATTCTCTTTTAAAAGTTTTAGAAGTTCAAACCCGCTTAGATGAGGAACATTTACATCAAGGACCATCAAATCATAATGTTTTGACTCAACTAGATCATAAGCATCTATCCCATCAAACGAGCAGTCTACATTGTAGCCTTTGTCTGTAAGATACTCATTAATGATCTCAGATAAAATAACATCATCTTCTAAAAGCAGTATATTCATGTCAAGATTGTATCATTTTCCTATCGACTATTATCTTAAAGAGTGATGGTAATACTAGTAGTGTTAAAATAGCAGATGTAACTATACCGCCTATCATAGGTGCTGCAATTCTCTGCATAACTTCACTCCCGACACCATCAATGTACATAATAGGCAGTAGTCCTCCAAGTATTGCAAATACCGTCATCAGTTTTGGTCTTAGTCTTCCTGCACTACCTTTTTGTATAGCAGCATCTGTTGATATTGTTTTGTCTTCAAGAGCCTCTTTAAGATATATGATCATAACTATAGCTGTCTCAGCTGCAACTCCAAGCAGGGCTAAAAAGCCTACTATAACTGCAACCGATATATTAAAGTCAAGATAGTCTATGTAAAACAAACCGCCAAATATAGCAAAAGGCAGAGTTGCAAATACGACACTTGCATATAAAAGATCACCAAGAGCCAAATAGATAAGTAAAAATATACTCACAATTACAATAGGTACTATAAGAGTCAGTCTTTTTTTAGCTGACTCTAAATACTCACTTTGACCTGAAAACTCATAATAGTAGCCTTTTGGAAGTTGTACATTACTCAGTACCTTTATGGCTTCTTGTTTATATTCATCTACACTTACACCGCTTTGCGGAGTTATATATATAAAAGAGACTTTCATCCCTTTTTCACTTTTAATTACACTAGCTCCCTCTTTGTATGTAATGTTTGCAAATGTATCCAGAGTTTGAAATCCGTTCTTAGTTTTTATGAGCAGGTCTCTTAAAGCATGTAGATCATCTCTTTGATTGCCTTTAAATCTCAGTGAAATAGGATAGCGTTCCAGATCTTTTACAAACGTAGAAATTTGATTACCTCCGACTCCGTAAGATATTGTGTCTAAGATCTCTTGTTTGCTAATACCATAGCGTTGCATGTTTTTCTCTTTTAGCTCAACACTTAAATAGTAACCGCTGTTTGACTTATCGGCTGATATGCTAAGGCTTTGTTTAAGTGTTCTTAGTTTTTGTTCTATCTCTGAAGATATGCTCTCCAGCTCTTTGTTGTCGTTTCCATATAGTTTTATACCAAGTGGTGTCCTGATACCCGTTAGCAGCATGTCTATACGGCCGCGAATAGGGTAAGTCCATGAGTTTATAAGCCCGTTTATTTTTAGTTTTTTCTCTAGTTCATACATCAACTTATCATAAGTCATTCCCTCTCTCCACTCAGACTTGTCTTTAAATGTAATTATAGTCTCGATCATAGCAAGAGGAGCGGGATCTGTTGCGGTATTTGCGCGACCCGCTTTACCAAATACGGTATTTACCTCAGGTATGCTTTTGATTATTTTGTCAGTTTGTTGTGTAAGGTCTTTTGCCAAAGATATACTTATACCATAAGGTGTTACCGGCATATACATAAAGTCCTGCTCATTAAGCAGCGGCATGAACTCCCATTTTTGCATATTGTAAAGAGGGTAGATCGCAACTATAATACCTATAGCTACTATAATTACAACGTAACGAAGTTTTAAAAAAAGTTTTAAAATAGGTGTGTATAGAGATATAAAAAACCTATTTAGCAGGTTCTGATCTTCAGAGTGAATCTTACCTTTGATAAAATATATCATTAAAATAGGTACCAGTGTAATAGAAAGAAAAGCACCTATTATCATTGTAAATGTCTTTGTAAATGCCAGAGGAGAAAACAGTCTTCCCTCTTGACCGCTTAGGGCAAATATAGGTAAGAAAGAGACTACTATTAACATTAAAGCAAAAAATATAGGGCGACCAACTTGTTTGCTTGACTCTAAGATTATTTGTATCCTTTGTTTATTGTTAATATCTTTATGCTGACTTAGATGTTTGTGTGCATTTTCAACCATTACGATAGAAGCATCTACCATTGTACCTATAGCTATGGCAATACCGCCGAGACTCATAATATTTGAGCCGATGTTAAACATCTTCATAAGTAAAAAGCTTATGATTACAGTAAGGGGAAGGGTGATGATTATAACTAATGCACTTCTAAAGTGGAAAAGAAAAACAGATGTTACAATAAGCACTATAATAGATTCTTCAAGCAGTGTATGCTTTAGAGTATCAATAGCTTTGTCTATTAATGAGCTTCTATCATAGGCCGTAACGATCTCAACGTCTTCACTTTGCAAAGTTTTTATTTTCTCTTTTACTTTTTGTATAACTTCATAAGGGTTTTGCTGGTATCTAACCAGTACTATACCGCCTACGGTTTCACCCTCACCATTGAAATCAGCAACACCGCGTCTGCTACTTGGTACTTTTTGCACGCTTGCAATATCTTTTACAAGAATTGGAGAATCATTATTTACTTTTAGAACAATGTTTTCAATATCGCTAATGCTTTTTACATAACCCTTAGCTTCTATTATTTTCTCATAACCGTTATTTAGTGCAACTCCACCACCGCTGTCTTGATTATTAGCTTTTATTACTTTCAGTATTTCAGCTAGACCAATGTTATATTGGATCATCTTAGTTTGGTCTAGTACAATTTGATAGTCTTGTGTAAATCCGCCGACAGCTGCCACTTCACTAACCCCGTCAACACCAAGTAGACCATATTTTAAATAAAAGTCCTGATAACTCCTAAGCTCTCCCAAGTCCAGTTTGTCTGATTTTAATACATATTGAAATGCCCAGCCTACACCTGTAGCATCTGGTCCCATATCTACTCTGGCATTTTTAGGCAAGCCAGGTAGAATTGATGAGAGTTGTTCTAGTATTCTGCTTCTTGATTCATATATATCAGCATTATCTTCAAATATTATATAAACTAAACCGTTTTGAAAACTGCTCATTGCACGGACTGTTTTTATTTTTGGTAGTGACATAAGTGCAGATATTAACGGGTAAGAAACCTGTTCTTCAATAATCTGAGGAGATTGTCCAGGATATTTAATCTGCAATATTACCTGAGGTGGAGAGAGATCAGGCAGGGCATCTAAAGATGTGTTCTTTATGCTCCAAATACCAAGCCCAGTGAGTATAAGCATCAACAGTAAAACTAAAAATGTGTGTCTTGCACTATATTCTATAATTTTTGAGATCATCTTCTTTACCACTCATCGTTGCTAAACAAACCGTTTGTAACGGCATCGCTATCAAGTAAAAACAGAGCATTTTTTACCACTTTGTCATCTTTGTTTAAACCGCCGAATATTTGAAAGTAAGAGCCCATATTAACGGCTTGAATTTCTATAGGTTCATAAAAGTCTCCATTTTTTATAAACACATAGTCTTTATTGCTTTTTGTAATTACTGCCTCTTTTGGCAGTGTCAACATCTCTTTAGCTTTATCTGCAAAGATAACTTTTCCAAACATATTATTAAACAGTTTGTCTTGTATGTTTGAAACTTCTACCCTTACATCAAAAGTAAGCTCTTTAGGGTTTATGTTTTTATATATTTTAGATACTTTTGCTGAAAATCGTTGA includes:
- a CDS encoding TolC family protein — encoded protein: MRNIIVILSLPAFIYAYSLNELVDIAHENRLVKSAKHSLNASEKSYDSTQSSYLPTIEIGASAQYASKESAALPQNTIKAYGNLKYTIYDGGKKSDLYNQLKSNIDAQEKNLEALKNDISLDVSRLYFEYLSLLSDKKATEQEMEQLKAELARLNMFFKSGSATKDEVLKIDSRVKNSNVSLQEIELNIQKVLHTLEYYTTKKIDTITEDSTINYLGEESQEPRADIEKLEFEASAIKHSAESVRSQNYPTLFFDDTLSHSDYTFDNKSLNMGTLIENQNIATLNISWNILDFGATTKNYEATYEQYLSQKSLLEHQKAVADVDYRLALKSLEISKVKIEATKSTLDAASSTYELIKLRYQNGIVDNIAYLQALSEKFEASRGYKRALYDHEVKKAELLYYSGKNIKEYLK
- a CDS encoding MarR family winged helix-turn-helix transcriptional regulator, encoding MENNYVNQDLITNFYQKHSEGILPDISLMTIPITLIQKSIYGHAEDFLKEKFDMLHSEVNVLASLYTNGKVLSPTQLYDFTIFSSGGMTKLLKRLEARGYITRKPDTKDKRCMLVCLTDSGEETIKTILFDVSKECSSYFEVLDNQEKELLSSLLKKVLLNINKVECSIEKNKTKK
- a CDS encoding response regulator transcription factor produces the protein MNILLLEDDVILSEIINEYLTDKGYNVDCSFDGIDAYDLVESKHYDLMVLDVNVPHLSGFELLKLLKENSINIPSIFITSLNTAEDVKEAFNIGADDYLKKPFDLIELDVRIEHLIKVHNLKSDIIALTKDIEIDPTAHTLKVKDKMLSIPKKEFDILKYFANNPNRFISQEELINNIWQTSNIPTDATIRTYIKNIRNLVGKEFISSQKGVGYRLNI
- a CDS encoding efflux RND transporter permease subunit, with amino-acid sequence MISKIIEYSARHTFLVLLLMLILTGLGIWSIKNTSLDALPDLSPPQVILQIKYPGQSPQIIEEQVSYPLISALMSLPKIKTVRAMSSFQNGLVYIIFEDNADIYESRSRILEQLSSILPGLPKNARVDMGPDATGVGWAFQYVLKSDKLDLGELRSYQDFYLKYGLLGVDGVSEVAAVGGFTQDYQIVLDQTKMIQYNIGLAEILKVIKANNQDSGGGVALNNGYEKIIEAKGYVKSISDIENIVLKVNNDSPILVKDIASVQKVPSSRRGVADFNGEGETVGGIVLVRYQQNPYEVIQKVKEKIKTLQSEDVEIVTAYDRSSLIDKAIDTLKHTLLEESIIVLIVTSVFLFHFRSALVIIITLPLTVIISFLLMKMFNIGSNIMSLGGIAIAIGTMVDASIVMVENAHKHLSQHKDINNKQRIQIILESSKQVGRPIFFALMLIVVSFLPIFALSGQEGRLFSPLAFTKTFTMIIGAFLSITLVPILMIYFIKGKIHSEDQNLLNRFFISLYTPILKLFLKLRYVVIIVAIGIIVAIYPLYNMQKWEFMPLLNEQDFMYMPVTPYGISISLAKDLTQQTDKIIKSIPEVNTVFGKAGRANTATDPAPLAMIETIITFKDKSEWREGMTYDKLMYELEKKLKINGLINSWTYPIRGRIDMLLTGIRTPLGIKLYGNDNKELESISSEIEQKLRTLKQSLSISADKSNSGYYLSVELKEKNMQRYGISKQEILDTISYGVGGNQISTFVKDLERYPISLRFKGNQRDDLHALRDLLIKTKNGFQTLDTFANITYKEGASVIKSEKGMKVSFIYITPQSGVSVDEYKQEAIKVLSNVQLPKGYYYEFSGQSEYLESAKKRLTLIVPIVIVSIFLLIYLALGDLLYASVVFATLPFAIFGGLFYIDYLDFNISVAVIVGFLALLGVAAETAIVMIIYLKEALEDKTISTDAAIQKGSAGRLRPKLMTVFAILGGLLPIMYIDGVGSEVMQRIAAPMIGGIVTSAILTLLVLPSLFKIIVDRKMIQS
- a CDS encoding sensor histidine kinase; translation: MIISIGFLVYNFEAKQIMSHQKDSMQNAALQIAAKVITSYMTNNELELPNLEKYQVAFFNTNKDKIIGDDIEHIIFEKSFYQSSKNSYFISEAAQLHHGVKYIVLKTKNNDYVLEKIQYNIIITSVFAILIISFVGYFLGKLFLIPIQSERIKLDKFIKDTTHELNTPLSALIMSVNSLKKENIDKNISQRIDLSAKRINKIYSDLTYLLLNNSDKQIQKINLKDVIEDELNLYEQLAHKKGITLHKELKELFVNIDKESIQRLVSNLISNAIKYNKPSGDLEISIDGDKLIFKDSGIGISKEDVENIFQRYYRANNYEGGFGIGLDIVNNICSEYGIIIDIDSDKNQGTTVTLDFSKIVIS